A genomic segment from Polyangium mundeleinium encodes:
- a CDS encoding sporulation-delaying protein SdpB family protein, with the protein MLVGRFQWLDELGRRASAWAHQAAPWSRTIGYARSLLALCTAATLAVNGADVLFAPTPDVHGGLACDGARGAGLFCLAAYEHLDAARWLAVIALLGVASGYRPRFTGVVHWWISFSLHNNTTVGNGGDQIAAALTLLLLPLTLTDPRRWHWEEAPPASGTTGDTVARLVARSSAWAIRVQVAIIYFHAAVGKMSVQEWVDGTVLYYWFTDPHIGAAPWLMPFVQGFVDHGALLALTTWSVLVIEFLLAAALVMDRRFWPPVFALGITLHAGILVVHGLFTFAVTMMAALVLYLPPERAAARRLYSSLVLRNRWTT; encoded by the coding sequence ATGCTCGTAGGACGATTTCAATGGCTCGACGAGCTCGGCCGTCGCGCGAGCGCCTGGGCGCACCAGGCTGCCCCGTGGTCCCGGACGATCGGCTATGCGCGCTCGCTCCTCGCCCTCTGTACGGCGGCGACGCTCGCCGTCAATGGAGCCGACGTCCTGTTCGCCCCGACGCCCGATGTCCACGGAGGCCTCGCTTGCGACGGCGCGCGTGGCGCAGGGCTCTTTTGCCTCGCGGCATACGAGCACCTCGACGCCGCGCGCTGGCTCGCGGTGATTGCATTGCTCGGCGTCGCCTCCGGTTATCGACCTCGTTTCACGGGCGTCGTGCACTGGTGGATCAGCTTCAGCCTCCACAACAACACGACCGTCGGGAATGGCGGGGATCAAATCGCTGCCGCGCTCACGCTGCTCCTCTTGCCGCTCACCCTCACCGATCCGCGGCGCTGGCACTGGGAAGAGGCTCCGCCAGCCTCCGGCACCACCGGTGATACCGTGGCAAGGCTCGTCGCGCGCTCGTCTGCATGGGCGATTCGCGTGCAGGTGGCCATCATCTATTTTCATGCGGCGGTCGGAAAGATGTCCGTGCAGGAGTGGGTCGACGGCACGGTCCTCTATTACTGGTTCACCGATCCCCACATCGGCGCGGCCCCGTGGCTCATGCCCTTCGTCCAAGGGTTCGTCGACCACGGCGCGCTCCTCGCCCTCACGACGTGGAGCGTCCTCGTGATCGAATTCCTCCTCGCCGCCGCGCTCGTCATGGATCGGCGCTTCTGGCCGCCGGTCTTCGCCCTCGGGATCACCCTCCATGCGGGCATCCTCGTCGTGCACGGGCTCTTCACGTTCGCCGTCACGATGATGGCTGCGCTCGTCCTCTATCTGCCACCCGAGCGCGCCGCGGCCCGCCGCCTCTATTCGTCGCTCGTGTTGCGGAACCGCTGGACCACGTAA
- a CDS encoding SdpA family antimicrobial peptide system protein, producing MIDSTHETRRVHARVVGAAAIAVVLGWSTLAAYTIHAALPTNPIELPFASHVHAENFAQESFKYFTKNPHYPRMLAYVPAGEGRWRSANVSPYASPRNALGLSRGPEAQEQEMKMLARHVRQSDLAPCEGELDACLHRAGVIARVNNDAPRRTLCGSVGIVLRRPTPWAWRNDGVRTDTRVARLEVSCS from the coding sequence ATGATCGACTCCACCCACGAGACGCGCCGCGTGCATGCGCGCGTGGTCGGCGCCGCGGCCATCGCTGTTGTGCTCGGGTGGTCGACGCTCGCCGCCTACACCATTCATGCGGCGCTCCCGACCAATCCGATCGAGCTCCCGTTCGCGTCGCACGTGCATGCCGAGAACTTCGCGCAAGAGTCCTTCAAGTATTTCACGAAAAACCCGCATTATCCGCGGATGCTCGCCTACGTGCCCGCCGGCGAAGGGCGCTGGCGCTCGGCGAACGTATCGCCGTATGCGAGTCCTCGGAATGCGCTCGGCCTCTCGCGTGGTCCCGAAGCGCAGGAGCAGGAAATGAAGATGCTCGCCAGGCACGTCCGGCAATCCGACCTCGCCCCGTGCGAAGGAGAGCTCGACGCGTGTTTGCATCGAGCCGGCGTGATCGCGCGCGTGAACAACGACGCCCCGCGCAGGACGCTCTGCGGCTCCGTGGGCATCGTGCTGCGAAGGCCCACGCCTTGGGCGTGGAGGAACGATGGGGTGCGAACGGACACGCGCGTCGCACGCCTGGAGGTCTCATGCTCGTAG
- a CDS encoding class I SAM-dependent methyltransferase, with product MSFQKYLLLPQLLSYAVRAPRDPAKAWDRFWSGIRRTGNQGEVLWDTEDAREIEEVTKRVSSHFIPGLPVIDIGCGNGRFSRLLAARYSKVVGLDVSSHAIEKAREESAAIENLSFHVADISIPYALRWLTGELGEANVFMRGVLHVLDPKRRAIAVENMRGALGPRGVLYLSESSIDGDPLDHMVLQGATPTYLPEPMRKVVAAGVRPPSRFGDAEVREYFPGAAWEILESGPTVMYTLPLRTRDEIEALPSYFALARRRG from the coding sequence ATGTCCTTCCAAAAGTATCTGCTTCTCCCACAGCTCCTCTCGTACGCCGTTCGCGCGCCGCGCGACCCGGCGAAGGCGTGGGATCGCTTCTGGAGCGGCATCCGCCGTACGGGCAACCAGGGGGAGGTTCTTTGGGACACGGAGGACGCACGCGAAATCGAGGAGGTCACGAAACGTGTCTCCAGCCATTTCATCCCCGGTCTTCCCGTGATCGACATCGGCTGCGGCAATGGTAGGTTTTCGCGGCTCCTCGCCGCGCGTTATTCCAAGGTCGTCGGCCTCGACGTGTCGAGCCACGCCATCGAGAAGGCGCGGGAGGAGTCCGCCGCGATCGAAAACCTTTCCTTCCACGTCGCCGACATCAGCATCCCCTACGCGCTTCGATGGCTCACGGGCGAGCTCGGCGAGGCCAACGTCTTCATGCGCGGCGTCCTCCACGTCCTCGATCCGAAGCGCCGCGCCATCGCGGTCGAGAATATGCGCGGCGCGCTCGGCCCGCGGGGCGTGCTTTATTTATCGGAGAGCAGCATCGACGGCGATCCGCTCGATCACATGGTGCTCCAGGGCGCGACCCCGACGTACCTGCCCGAGCCGATGCGCAAGGTCGTCGCCGCCGGCGTCCGGCCGCCGTCCCGCTTCGGCGACGCCGAGGTGCGCGAATACTTCCCCGGCGCCGCGTGGGAGATCCTGGAGAGTGGACCCACGGTCATGTACACGCTGCCGCTGCGTACGCGTGACGAAATCGAGGCGCTCCCGAGTTATTTCGCGCTCGCGCGCCGCCGGGGATGA
- a CDS encoding bifunctional salicylyl-CoA 5-hydroxylase/oxidoreductase: MKITCIGGGPSGLYLAILAKKRDPSREVVVLERNRPDDTFGFGVVFSDATLDNLEGVDRPVYDAIRQSLSHWDDIHTFVRGERLVSTGHGFSGLSRHRLLAILQARAEELGVVLSFEHEATDFDAIRRTSDLVIAADGVNSAVRSRYQPHFGTRVDGRPNRFVWLGTTFPFDAFTFYFDANEHGLFRVHAYRYEAERSTFIVECREETWRRAGLDQATEDETLAYCEKLFAPRLAGHRLLKNKSVWRSFPTVHNERFSWENVVLVGDAVHTAHFSIGSGTKLALEDAISLADALDGHARLSDALAAYEADRRPKVETLQRAAQVSLEWFENTERYMELDPLQFNFSMLTRSLRVTHENLKVRDPALVRAVDTWVAKEAEAQSGVRIESKEPPPPMFTPYRLGKLLLDNRVVVSPMCQYSAEDGAPNDWHLVHLGSRAVGGAGLVIAEMTDVSPEGRITPGCTGLYRASHVPAWRRVTEFVHQFSTAKIGVQIAHAGRKGSTKRMWEGIDQPLESGGWPLLAASAIPYLPKSPVPRAMDREDMDRVKADFVTATKMADEAGFDLVEVHLAHGYLLASFLSPITNRRTDEYGGSIENRMRFPLEVFDAVRAAWPKDKPTSVRISATDWAPGGITPDDVIRLAVALREHGVDIVDVSAGQTDPSSRPVYGRLFQTPFSELVRIEAKVPTMTVGNIQSYADVNSIIAAGRADLCVLARAHLFDPYWTRHAAVEQGYMMRWPNQYVSVERYVPRMK, from the coding sequence TTGAAGATCACGTGCATCGGCGGCGGACCCAGCGGCCTCTACCTCGCCATCCTGGCCAAGAAGCGTGATCCTTCGCGCGAGGTGGTGGTGCTCGAACGCAACCGGCCGGACGACACGTTCGGCTTCGGCGTGGTCTTCTCCGACGCGACGCTCGACAACCTGGAGGGCGTCGATCGGCCCGTGTACGACGCGATCCGGCAGAGCCTCTCGCACTGGGACGACATCCACACGTTCGTCCGCGGCGAGCGGCTCGTCTCGACCGGGCACGGCTTCAGCGGCCTCTCCCGCCATCGCCTGCTCGCCATCCTGCAGGCCCGCGCCGAGGAGCTCGGCGTCGTCCTCAGCTTCGAGCACGAGGCCACGGACTTCGACGCGATCCGGCGCACGAGTGACCTCGTGATCGCGGCGGACGGCGTGAACAGCGCGGTGCGGAGCCGCTACCAGCCGCACTTCGGCACGCGCGTCGACGGGCGGCCGAACCGCTTCGTCTGGCTCGGCACGACGTTCCCCTTCGACGCGTTCACGTTCTACTTCGACGCGAACGAGCACGGCCTCTTCCGGGTGCACGCCTATCGTTATGAGGCCGAACGATCGACGTTCATCGTGGAGTGCCGCGAGGAGACGTGGCGCCGCGCCGGGCTCGATCAGGCGACCGAGGACGAGACGCTCGCGTACTGCGAGAAGCTCTTCGCGCCGCGGCTCGCCGGGCACCGGCTGCTCAAGAACAAGAGCGTCTGGCGGAGCTTTCCCACGGTGCACAACGAGCGGTTTTCCTGGGAAAACGTGGTGCTCGTGGGGGACGCCGTGCATACGGCGCATTTCTCCATCGGCTCGGGGACGAAGCTCGCGCTGGAAGACGCGATCAGCCTGGCGGATGCGCTCGACGGGCACGCGCGCCTGTCCGACGCGCTCGCCGCATACGAGGCGGATCGGCGGCCGAAGGTGGAGACGCTCCAGCGCGCGGCGCAGGTGAGCCTGGAGTGGTTCGAGAACACCGAGCGATACATGGAGCTCGACCCGCTGCAATTCAACTTCAGCATGCTGACGCGCAGCCTGCGCGTGACGCACGAAAACCTGAAGGTGCGGGATCCGGCGCTCGTGCGCGCGGTCGATACGTGGGTCGCGAAGGAAGCGGAAGCGCAATCGGGCGTGCGGATCGAGAGCAAAGAGCCGCCGCCGCCGATGTTCACGCCGTACCGCCTCGGCAAGCTCCTCCTCGACAATCGCGTCGTGGTCTCGCCGATGTGCCAGTATTCGGCGGAGGACGGCGCGCCGAACGATTGGCACCTCGTGCACCTCGGCAGCCGCGCGGTCGGCGGCGCGGGCCTCGTGATCGCCGAAATGACGGACGTGAGCCCCGAAGGCCGCATCACGCCCGGCTGCACGGGCCTCTACCGCGCGAGCCACGTGCCCGCGTGGCGGCGCGTGACCGAATTCGTGCATCAATTCTCCACGGCGAAGATCGGCGTGCAGATCGCCCACGCGGGCCGCAAAGGCTCGACGAAGCGAATGTGGGAGGGCATCGATCAGCCGCTCGAATCGGGCGGCTGGCCGCTCCTCGCCGCGTCCGCGATCCCCTACCTGCCGAAGAGCCCCGTGCCGCGCGCAATGGATCGCGAGGACATGGACCGCGTGAAGGCCGATTTCGTGACGGCGACGAAGATGGCCGACGAGGCGGGGTTCGACCTCGTCGAGGTGCACCTGGCCCACGGGTATCTGCTCGCGAGCTTCCTGTCGCCGATCACGAACCGGAGGACCGACGAATACGGCGGCTCGATCGAGAACCGCATGCGCTTCCCGCTCGAGGTCTTCGACGCCGTGCGGGCGGCGTGGCCGAAGGACAAACCGACGAGCGTGCGTATCTCGGCGACGGACTGGGCGCCCGGCGGGATCACGCCGGACGACGTGATCCGGCTCGCCGTGGCGCTGCGGGAGCACGGGGTCGACATCGTGGATGTATCGGCGGGCCAAACCGATCCGTCGTCGAGGCCAGTGTACGGGCGGCTCTTCCAGACGCCGTTCAGCGAGCTCGTGCGGATCGAAGCAAAGGTGCCGACGATGACCGTGGGCAACATCCAGAGTTATGCCGACGTGAACAGCATCATCGCCGCAGGACGAGCGGATCTCTGCGTGCTGGCGCGGGCGCACCTGTTCGACCCGTACTGGACGCGGCACGCGGCGGTGGAGCAGGGATACATGATGCGGTGGCCGAACCAATACGTGTCGGTGGAGCGTTACGTGCCTCGCATGAAGTAG
- a CDS encoding peroxiredoxin: MNGSPRLLPLLVIAALGLAACKDDKPASTKADPAAAGANPHAADESKPLEAGDAAPDITLKLNDGKEVKLSSLQGKQVLVYFYPKDDTPGCTIEAQGLRDGWADIQAAGLEVYGVSTQDAESHQAFIDKYKLPFPLVVDTDGAVTKAFRVPMRLSFAARQSFLIGKDGKIKHVWLEVDPKEHASTVIAAAKS, from the coding sequence ATGAACGGATCGCCCCGCCTCCTCCCGCTCCTCGTGATCGCCGCGCTCGGCCTCGCGGCGTGCAAGGATGACAAACCCGCCTCCACAAAGGCCGATCCGGCCGCCGCAGGCGCGAACCCCCACGCGGCCGACGAATCCAAGCCGCTCGAAGCGGGGGACGCCGCGCCCGACATCACGCTGAAGCTCAACGACGGCAAAGAGGTCAAGCTGTCGAGCCTCCAGGGCAAGCAAGTCCTCGTGTATTTCTATCCGAAGGACGATACGCCGGGGTGCACCATCGAGGCGCAAGGCCTGCGCGACGGCTGGGCCGATATCCAGGCCGCCGGGCTCGAGGTGTATGGCGTCTCGACGCAGGACGCCGAGAGCCACCAGGCGTTCATCGACAAATACAAGTTGCCGTTCCCGCTCGTCGTGGACACGGACGGCGCTGTGACGAAGGCGTTCCGCGTGCCGATGCGTCTCTCGTTCGCCGCGCGGCAGTCGTTCCTGATCGGCAAAGACGGGAAGATCAAGCACGTGTGGCTCGAGGTGGACCCGAAGGAGCACGCCTCGACCGTGATTGCCGCCGCGAAGAGCTGA
- the purE gene encoding 5-(carboxyamino)imidazole ribonucleotide mutase — translation MTQRAPRVGIIMGSTSDAPTLRKAAEMLDRLEVPYEMRVVSAHRTPDLLFSYAAEAEARGLQVIIAGAGGAAHLPGMVAAKTVLPVLGVPILSHALHGLDSLLSIVQMPGGIPVGTLAIGDAGAKNAALLAASILALHDAPLRERIKAFRAEQTRAALESEV, via the coding sequence ATGACGCAGCGCGCCCCCCGCGTGGGGATCATCATGGGCAGCACGAGCGACGCGCCGACCTTGCGAAAGGCCGCCGAGATGCTCGATCGCCTGGAGGTGCCGTACGAGATGCGCGTGGTCAGCGCGCACCGCACGCCAGACCTCCTGTTCAGCTACGCGGCAGAGGCCGAGGCGCGCGGGCTCCAGGTGATCATCGCCGGCGCGGGCGGCGCCGCGCACCTGCCCGGGATGGTGGCCGCGAAGACCGTCCTGCCCGTGCTCGGGGTGCCGATCCTGTCGCACGCCCTGCATGGGCTCGACTCGCTGCTCTCGATCGTGCAGATGCCGGGTGGCATCCCCGTGGGGACCCTGGCGATCGGCGATGCGGGCGCGAAAAACGCCGCGCTCCTCGCCGCGTCCATCCTCGCGCTCCACGACGCCCCGCTGCGCGAGCGCATCAAAGCATTCCGCGCGGAGCAGACCCGGGCCGCGCTCGAAAGCGAGGTTTGA
- a CDS encoding 5-(carboxyamino)imidazole ribonucleotide synthase, translating to MTSRGPILPGRTVGILGGGQLGRMFAIAARRMGYRVHALDPSQDGPAGQVADVEVVAPYEDVDAARRFAEAVDVVTFEFENVPSETLAAVAERRPVYPSPAVLDTCRHRLREKRFLAKGGFPVAGFAEIRTEDELRAALVRLGTPAILKTAEFGYDGKGQVRIDAPESAGRAFQALGGKLGVLEAFVPFACELSVVVARSHEGDIVPFEVAENRHARHILDVSLAPAGVPAAARARATEVASDIAKAIDLVGVLGVEMFYLPNGDIVVNELAPRPHNSGHYTFDACVTSQFEQQLRAVCGLPLGEPTLLRPAAMANLLGDLWEHGEPQWDRAAAFPDVKIHLYGKTEARPGRKMGHLVAMAETAEKASARVLAARSALVSGRPGADPGP from the coding sequence GTGACCTCTCGCGGCCCCATTCTCCCCGGACGCACGGTGGGCATTCTGGGCGGCGGACAGCTCGGCCGCATGTTCGCGATCGCGGCGCGGCGCATGGGCTACCGCGTGCACGCGCTCGACCCCTCGCAGGACGGACCCGCGGGGCAGGTCGCGGACGTCGAGGTCGTCGCGCCGTACGAGGACGTGGACGCGGCGCGGCGTTTTGCCGAGGCGGTCGACGTCGTGACGTTCGAGTTCGAAAACGTCCCCTCCGAGACACTCGCCGCCGTCGCGGAGCGAAGGCCCGTTTACCCTTCGCCCGCCGTGCTCGATACGTGCCGCCACAGGCTGCGTGAAAAGCGCTTCCTCGCGAAAGGCGGCTTTCCGGTGGCAGGCTTCGCCGAGATCCGGACCGAGGACGAGCTCCGCGCCGCGCTCGTTCGTCTCGGCACGCCGGCGATCCTGAAGACGGCGGAGTTCGGATACGACGGCAAGGGCCAGGTCCGGATCGACGCGCCGGAGAGCGCGGGCCGCGCGTTCCAGGCGCTCGGCGGAAAGCTCGGCGTGCTGGAAGCATTCGTCCCGTTCGCGTGTGAGCTCTCCGTGGTCGTCGCGCGCTCGCACGAGGGCGACATCGTCCCGTTCGAGGTCGCCGAGAACCGGCACGCGCGGCACATCCTGGACGTCTCGCTCGCGCCCGCAGGGGTCCCCGCGGCGGCGCGCGCGCGCGCAACGGAAGTCGCCTCGGACATCGCGAAGGCGATCGACCTCGTGGGCGTGCTCGGCGTGGAGATGTTTTACCTGCCAAACGGCGACATCGTGGTGAACGAGCTCGCCCCGCGGCCCCACAACTCGGGGCATTACACGTTCGACGCCTGTGTGACGAGCCAGTTCGAGCAGCAGTTGCGGGCCGTCTGCGGTTTGCCCCTCGGCGAGCCCACCTTGCTTCGGCCCGCGGCGATGGCGAACCTGCTCGGCGATCTGTGGGAGCACGGCGAGCCGCAATGGGATCGGGCCGCGGCGTTCCCGGACGTGAAGATTCATCTGTACGGAAAAACCGAGGCGCGGCCGGGGCGGAAGATGGGGCACCTCGTGGCGATGGCGGAGACGGCGGAGAAGGCCTCCGCGCGGGTGCTCGCGGCGCGCAGCGCGCTCGTCAGCGGCCGACCGGGGGCAGACCCGGGCCCGTGA